The Streptomyces avermitilis MA-4680 = NBRC 14893 genome contains a region encoding:
- the topA gene encoding type I DNA topoisomerase, with protein sequence MSPTSDTAHGGRRLVIVESPAKAKTIKGYLGPGYVVEASVGHIRDLPNGAAEVPEKYTGEVRRLGVDVEHDFQPIYVVNADKKAQVKKLKDLLKDSDELFLATDEDREGEAIAWHLLEVLKPKVPVHRMVFHEITKDAIRSAVANPRELNQRMVDAQETRRILDRLYGYEVSPVLWKKVMPRLSAGRVQSVATRLVVERERERIAFRSAEYWDLTGTFGTGRAGDASDPSSLVARLATVDGKRVAQGRDFDSLGQLKSANTLHLDETNARALATALENTNFAVRSVESKPYRRSPYAPFRTTTLQQEASRKLGFGAKATMQVAQKLYENGFITYMRTDSTTLSDTAVAAARAQVTQLYGADYLPAQPRTYAGKVKNAQEAHEAIRPSGDRFRTPAETGLTGDQFKLYELIWKRTVASQMKDATGNSVTVKIAGTAADGRDVEFSASGKTITFHGFLKAYVEGADDPNAELDDRERRLPQVGEGDPLSAEEISVDGHATKPPARYTEASLVKELEEREIGRPSTYASIIGTILDRGYVFKKGTALVPSFLSFAVVNLLEKHFGRLVDYDFTARMEDDLDRIARGEAQAVPWLKRFYFGEGAGTGGAADAGNGDGDHLGGLKELVTDLGAIDAREVSSFPVGNDIVLRVGRYGPYIERGEKDSENHQRADVPEDLAPDELTVDLAEELLAKPSGDFELGTDPATGHQIIARDGRYGPYVTEVLPEGTPKTGKNAVKPRTASLFKSMSLDTVTLDDALKLMSLPRVVGKDAEGVEITAQNGRYGPYLKKGTDSRSLQSEDQLFTITLQEALEIYSQPKQRGRAAAKPPLKELGEDPVSGKPVVVKDGRFGPYVTDGETNATLRSGDSVEEITPERGYELLAEKRAKAPAKKTAKKAPAKKAPAKKAPAKKTAAKTTAAKKTAAKKTTAKKTVAKKTTASKAAAED encoded by the coding sequence TTGTCCCCGACCAGCGACACCGCACACGGCGGCCGCCGACTCGTCATCGTCGAGTCGCCTGCCAAGGCGAAGACGATCAAGGGCTACCTCGGCCCCGGCTATGTCGTCGAAGCGAGCGTCGGGCACATCCGCGACCTCCCCAACGGTGCCGCGGAGGTGCCGGAGAAGTACACCGGCGAGGTGCGCCGCCTCGGCGTGGACGTCGAGCACGACTTCCAGCCCATCTATGTGGTCAACGCCGACAAGAAGGCCCAGGTCAAGAAGCTCAAGGACCTGCTGAAGGATTCCGACGAGCTCTTCCTCGCCACCGATGAGGACCGCGAGGGCGAAGCCATCGCGTGGCACCTCCTCGAGGTCCTGAAGCCCAAGGTCCCGGTCCACCGGATGGTCTTCCACGAGATCACCAAGGACGCGATCCGCAGCGCCGTCGCCAACCCGCGCGAGCTCAACCAGCGCATGGTCGACGCCCAGGAAACCCGCCGCATCCTCGACCGTCTCTACGGCTACGAGGTCTCGCCGGTCCTGTGGAAGAAGGTCATGCCGCGCCTGTCGGCAGGCCGGGTCCAGTCCGTGGCGACCCGCCTGGTCGTCGAGCGGGAGCGCGAGCGCATCGCCTTCCGCTCCGCCGAGTACTGGGACCTGACCGGCACCTTCGGCACCGGCCGCGCCGGCGACGCCAGTGACCCCTCGTCCCTGGTCGCCCGCCTGGCCACGGTCGACGGCAAGCGGGTCGCCCAGGGCCGCGACTTCGACTCGCTGGGGCAGCTGAAGAGCGCCAACACGCTCCACCTGGACGAGACCAACGCCCGTGCGCTGGCCACCGCCCTGGAGAACACGAACTTCGCGGTCCGCTCGGTCGAGTCCAAGCCGTACCGCCGCTCGCCGTACGCCCCGTTCCGTACGACGACGCTCCAGCAGGAGGCCTCCCGCAAGCTCGGCTTCGGGGCGAAGGCGACCATGCAGGTGGCGCAGAAGCTGTACGAGAACGGCTTCATCACCTACATGCGTACGGACTCCACGACCCTCTCGGACACGGCGGTCGCCGCGGCCCGTGCCCAGGTCACGCAGCTGTACGGCGCCGACTACCTGCCGGCGCAGCCGCGCACGTACGCCGGGAAGGTCAAGAACGCGCAGGAGGCGCACGAGGCGATCCGCCCCTCGGGTGATCGTTTCCGCACCCCGGCCGAGACGGGCCTGACCGGCGACCAGTTCAAGCTCTACGAGCTGATCTGGAAGCGGACCGTCGCCTCCCAGATGAAGGACGCGACCGGAAACTCGGTCACGGTGAAGATCGCTGGCACGGCGGCCGACGGCCGTGACGTCGAGTTCAGCGCGTCCGGCAAGACGATCACCTTCCATGGCTTCCTGAAGGCATACGTCGAGGGCGCGGACGACCCGAACGCCGAGCTCGACGACCGCGAGCGCCGGCTGCCGCAGGTCGGCGAAGGCGACCCGCTGTCTGCCGAGGAGATCTCGGTCGACGGGCACGCCACCAAGCCCCCGGCCCGCTACACCGAGGCGTCGTTGGTCAAGGAGCTGGAAGAGCGCGAGATCGGCCGCCCGTCGACGTACGCGTCGATCATCGGCACGATCCTCGACCGCGGTTACGTCTTCAAGAAGGGCACGGCCCTGGTGCCGTCCTTCCTGTCGTTCGCCGTGGTCAACCTCCTGGAGAAGCACTTCGGGCGGCTCGTCGACTACGACTTCACCGCCAGGATGGAGGACGACCTCGACCGCATCGCGCGCGGCGAGGCGCAGGCCGTGCCGTGGCTGAAGCGGTTCTACTTCGGCGAGGGCGCGGGCACGGGCGGTGCCGCGGACGCCGGCAACGGCGACGGGGACCACCTCGGCGGCCTCAAGGAACTGGTGACCGACCTGGGCGCGATCGACGCCCGCGAGGTGTCGTCGTTCCCCGTGGGCAACGACATCGTGCTGCGGGTCGGGCGCTACGGGCCCTACATCGAGCGCGGCGAGAAGGACTCCGAGAACCACCAGCGCGCGGATGTGCCCGAGGACCTCGCGCCCGACGAGCTGACCGTCGACCTCGCGGAGGAACTGCTCGCCAAGCCGAGCGGCGACTTCGAGCTGGGCACCGACCCGGCGACGGGCCACCAGATCATCGCCAGGGACGGCCGCTACGGCCCGTACGTCACCGAGGTGCTCCCCGAGGGCACCCCGAAGACCGGCAAGAACGCGGTCAAGCCGCGTACCGCCTCGCTGTTCAAGTCGATGTCCCTGGACACGGTGACGCTGGACGACGCGCTCAAGCTGATGTCCCTGCCGCGCGTCGTCGGCAAGGACGCCGAGGGCGTGGAGATCACCGCGCAGAACGGGCGCTACGGGCCGTACCTGAAGAAGGGCACGGACTCGCGTTCGCTGCAGTCCGAGGACCAGCTCTTCACCATCACCCTCCAAGAGGCGCTGGAGATCTACTCCCAGCCCAAGCAGCGTGGCCGTGCGGCCGCCAAGCCGCCGCTGAAGGAGCTGGGCGAGGACCCGGTCAGCGGGAAGCCCGTCGTCGTCAAGGACGGCCGTTTCGGGCCGTACGTCACCGACGGCGAGACCAACGCGACACTGCGGTCCGGCGACAGCGTCGAGGAGATCACTCCGGAGCGCGGCTACGAGCTGCTCGCCGAGAAGCGGGCCAAGGCCCCCGCCAAGAAGACGGCGAAGAAGGCACCGGCCAAGAAGGCGCCGGCGAAGAAGGCACCGGCCAAGAAGACGGCCGCCAAGACGACCGCGGCGAAGAAGACGGCCGCCAAGAAGACGACGGCCAAGAAGACGGTCGCCAAGAAGACGACGGCTTCCAAGGCCGCGGCCGAGGACTGA
- the tmk gene encoding dTMP kinase — protein sequence MTRAEQPTAHHPAPDDALVADSRERAVRSLLRRPQLKRLWSAQLVGGVGDALALLTLVVLALQAAIVEGSFGGDYRGVALAVSAVFGARVLATLLFGAVLLGPLSSLTSQEGPLDRRWTMIGADGVRAALLIVAPLWIDWTPDDALAVLLVTAFVTGVAERFWTVCRESAAPALLPAPPLEGATVRPLPDHMDALRRLSLRTGFVAVPLAAATLVVVSLLNNLLGAGIDWFAQHQAALASYVAAGLFAASLSVITFVELPDVRTPRARSPLEGLRRPKTGTGIDKGRTGAIPHLVLACAAVAAAIAAAVAVSVLQAKDLGGGPVTYGLLVLALTGGVVIGIRTAPSVLPSLSRRRLLALAIAFTGIALLAAGLVPDVTTVLLIVGLAGVGAGVAANTGHTLLDQEAEEYRRARTTEHLHAVVRVFVAVAALVAPVVAAAIGPHRLENGKFVFAHGGAAFTLMLVGALLLPVAALVLAKVDDRSGVPLRHDLRDALRGGDDPVQTSAASGFFIALEGGDGAGKSTQAEALAEWIRAKGHEVVVTREPGATPVGKRLRSILLDVSSAGLSHRAEALLYAADRAEHVDTVVRPALERGAVVISDRYIDSSVAYQGAGRDLSPTEVARISRWATNGLVPHLTVLLDVAPETARERFTEAPDRLESEPAEFHARVRSGFLTLAAADLGRYLIVDAGQEPEAVTTVIRHRLDTLLPLSEAEVRAQEEARRKAEEEARRKAEEEAARKAEEERLERERLEQLAKLRAEEEERKQRELEEAQRREAERQAEEARQRAEEARRRAEEERVRLLAEEQARAAEEERRRVAEERRRKQAAEEERLRAEAEERRLEKQRKAEEALLRAEEARRAAAEAAAAATTAAASASTGVAPGRPDAPKVAGAGVSPSRPSRPSENETTVPTPVVTPSNATGGPVDETAVLPPVRPGAADSETTATLPKPPEPQGAADETTVLPPVPSGAADETAVLPPVRDAGPGGRAGDPSDRVPPGFFRDERPAGRPDAGDDRTRELPQVDSEGVARRRPRSDWAEETPLDDLPTLADELLGPRDDDTDDERGPGGRRG from the coding sequence ATGACGCGAGCCGAGCAGCCAACGGCCCACCATCCCGCCCCCGACGACGCCCTGGTCGCAGACTCCCGCGAGCGTGCCGTCCGCTCCCTGCTGCGCCGGCCGCAGCTGAAGCGGCTATGGAGCGCGCAACTCGTGGGAGGAGTCGGCGACGCACTGGCGTTGCTCACCCTGGTCGTCCTCGCCCTTCAGGCGGCGATCGTCGAGGGCTCCTTCGGCGGCGACTACCGGGGAGTCGCCCTGGCCGTGTCCGCCGTCTTCGGGGCACGCGTGCTGGCCACCCTGCTCTTCGGGGCCGTACTGCTCGGCCCGCTCAGTTCGCTGACCTCGCAGGAGGGCCCGCTCGACCGCCGCTGGACGATGATCGGCGCGGACGGGGTGCGCGCCGCGCTCCTGATCGTCGCCCCCCTGTGGATCGACTGGACGCCGGACGACGCGCTCGCCGTCCTCCTGGTGACCGCCTTCGTGACCGGAGTCGCCGAGCGCTTCTGGACGGTGTGCCGCGAGAGCGCGGCGCCCGCGCTGCTGCCCGCGCCCCCGCTCGAGGGCGCCACGGTGCGCCCGCTGCCGGACCACATGGACGCGCTGCGCCGCCTGTCGCTGCGCACGGGATTCGTCGCGGTGCCGCTCGCGGCCGCCACGCTCGTCGTCGTGTCGCTGCTCAACAATCTGCTGGGCGCCGGGATCGACTGGTTCGCCCAGCACCAGGCGGCGCTCGCTTCGTATGTCGCCGCCGGCCTGTTCGCGGCCTCGCTCTCGGTGATCACCTTCGTCGAGCTGCCGGACGTACGCACCCCGCGCGCGCGGTCGCCGCTCGAGGGCCTGCGCCGCCCCAAGACGGGCACCGGCATCGACAAGGGGCGCACCGGAGCGATCCCGCATCTGGTCCTGGCCTGCGCGGCCGTCGCCGCGGCGATCGCGGCCGCCGTCGCCGTCTCCGTGCTGCAGGCCAAGGACCTGGGCGGCGGGCCGGTGACCTACGGGCTGCTGGTGCTCGCGCTGACCGGCGGTGTCGTCATCGGTATCCGCACCGCGCCCTCGGTGCTCCCGTCGCTGTCCCGGCGCCGGCTGCTCGCCCTGGCGATCGCCTTCACCGGGATCGCGCTGCTCGCCGCCGGACTCGTCCCGGACGTCACCACCGTGCTGCTGATCGTGGGCCTCGCCGGTGTCGGCGCGGGTGTCGCCGCGAACACCGGGCACACCCTGCTCGACCAGGAGGCCGAGGAATACCGGCGCGCGCGGACCACCGAACACCTCCACGCGGTCGTACGGGTCTTCGTGGCGGTCGCCGCCCTGGTCGCGCCCGTTGTGGCGGCGGCGATCGGGCCGCATCGGCTGGAGAACGGCAAGTTCGTGTTCGCGCACGGCGGCGCCGCCTTCACGCTGATGCTGGTCGGCGCGCTGCTGCTGCCGGTCGCCGCGCTCGTGCTGGCCAAGGTCGACGACCGCTCCGGGGTGCCGCTGCGGCACGATCTGCGGGACGCGCTGCGCGGCGGTGACGACCCGGTGCAGACCTCGGCCGCTTCCGGTTTCTTCATCGCCCTGGAGGGCGGCGACGGGGCCGGGAAGTCGACGCAGGCCGAGGCCCTCGCCGAGTGGATCAGGGCCAAGGGGCACGAGGTCGTGGTGACCCGTGAGCCGGGCGCGACGCCGGTGGGCAAGCGGCTGCGGTCGATCCTGCTGGATGTGTCCTCCGCCGGGCTCTCGCACCGGGCCGAGGCGCTGCTGTACGCGGCCGACCGCGCCGAGCACGTGGACACGGTGGTGCGGCCGGCGCTGGAGCGGGGCGCGGTCGTGATCTCCGACCGGTACATCGACTCCTCGGTGGCGTACCAGGGTGCGGGCCGCGATCTCTCCCCGACCGAGGTCGCGCGGATCTCACGATGGGCGACGAACGGTCTCGTACCGCATCTGACGGTGCTGCTCGACGTCGCGCCGGAGACCGCGCGGGAGCGCTTCACGGAGGCGCCGGACCGGCTGGAGTCGGAGCCCGCCGAGTTCCACGCGCGCGTGCGGTCCGGGTTCCTCACGCTGGCCGCCGCCGACCTCGGGCGCTATCTGATCGTCGACGCCGGGCAGGAGCCCGAGGCGGTCACCACGGTCATCCGGCACCGGCTCGACACGCTGCTGCCTCTCTCCGAGGCCGAGGTGCGGGCCCAGGAGGAGGCCCGGCGCAAGGCGGAGGAGGAAGCCCGGCGCAAGGCCGAGGAGGAGGCCGCGCGCAAGGCCGAGGAGGAGCGGCTGGAGCGCGAGCGCCTGGAGCAGCTCGCCAAGCTCAGGGCCGAGGAGGAGGAGCGCAAGCAGCGCGAGCTGGAGGAAGCGCAGCGGCGCGAGGCCGAACGGCAGGCGGAGGAGGCCCGGCAGCGGGCTGAGGAAGCGCGCCGGCGTGCCGAGGAGGAGCGGGTGCGGCTCCTCGCGGAGGAGCAGGCGCGGGCCGCCGAGGAGGAGCGCAGGCGCGTCGCGGAGGAACGGCGGCGCAAGCAGGCCGCGGAGGAGGAGCGGCTGCGGGCCGAGGCCGAGGAACGCCGACTGGAGAAGCAGCGCAAGGCCGAGGAGGCGCTGCTGCGGGCGGAGGAGGCCCGGAGGGCCGCGGCGGAGGCGGCGGCTGCCGCCACGACGGCCGCGGCTTCCGCGTCCACCGGGGTCGCGCCTGGTAGGCCCGATGCGCCGAAGGTCGCCGGTGCCGGGGTTTCGCCGTCCAGGCCGTCCAGGCCGTCCGAGAACGAGACGACCGTTCCGACGCCGGTGGTGACGCCGTCGAACGCGACGGGTGGGCCGGTGGACGAGACCGCCGTGCTGCCGCCGGTGCGGCCGGGTGCGGCGGACTCGGAGACGACGGCCACGCTGCCGAAGCCTCCGGAGCCTCAGGGCGCGGCCGATGAGACCACGGTGCTGCCGCCGGTGCCGTCGGGCGCCGCCGATGAGACGGCCGTGCTTCCTCCCGTCCGGGACGCGGGGCCGGGCGGGCGTGCGGGTGACCCGTCGGACCGGGTGCCGCCGGGCTTCTTCCGCGACGAGCGTCCGGCCGGGCGGCCCGACGCGGGCGACGACCGTACGCGCGAGCTTCCGCAGGTCGACAGTGAGGGCGTGGCGCGGCGGCGGCCCCGCTCGGACTGGGCGGAGGAGACCCCGCTGGACGATCTGCCCACGCTGGCGGACGAGCTGCTGGGCCCGCGCGACGACGACACGGACGACGAGCGCGGGCCGGGCGGCCGTCGGGGCTGA
- a CDS encoding DNA polymerase III subunit delta': MPVWDDLVGQEKLSEQLAAAARDADALVTAATAGTPPPEASKMTHAWLFTGPPGAGRTTAARAFAAALQCVSPDRALGGIPGCGFCDGCHTALLGTHADVSTVAAVGTQILADDMRDTVRKSFTSPANGRWQVILVEDAERLNEKSANAVLKAVEEPAPRTVWLLCAPSVEDVLPTIRSRCRHLNLLTPSVDAVADMLVRRDGIEPEAAYAAARATQGHVDRARRLATDPRARERRAAVLKMPLRVEDIGGCLKAAQELVDAATADSKQLAEEVDVKETEEMRAALGGAQGGRMPRGTAGVMKDLEDKQKRRRTRTQRDSLDLALTELTGFYRDVLALQLGSRLALANTDAEDALERLARGSSPEATLRRIDAIAACRDALDRNVAPLLAVEAMTMALRAG; this comes from the coding sequence ATGCCCGTGTGGGACGACCTGGTGGGCCAGGAGAAGCTGAGCGAGCAGCTCGCCGCGGCTGCCCGTGACGCCGACGCCCTGGTCACCGCGGCCACCGCCGGCACTCCGCCGCCCGAGGCGTCGAAGATGACGCACGCCTGGCTGTTCACGGGCCCGCCCGGCGCGGGCCGCACCACGGCCGCGCGTGCCTTCGCCGCGGCGCTCCAGTGCGTGAGCCCCGACCGCGCGCTGGGCGGCATCCCCGGCTGCGGCTTCTGCGACGGCTGCCATACGGCCCTGCTCGGCACCCACGCCGACGTCAGCACGGTCGCCGCCGTGGGCACGCAGATCCTCGCCGACGACATGCGGGACACCGTGCGCAAGTCGTTCACGTCTCCGGCCAACGGACGCTGGCAGGTGATCCTCGTGGAGGACGCCGAGCGGCTGAACGAGAAGTCGGCCAACGCGGTCCTGAAGGCAGTGGAGGAGCCCGCCCCCCGCACGGTCTGGCTGCTGTGCGCCCCCTCCGTGGAGGACGTCCTGCCGACGATCCGCTCCCGCTGCCGCCACCTGAACCTGCTCACACCTTCCGTGGACGCCGTCGCGGACATGCTCGTACGCCGGGACGGCATCGAGCCGGAGGCCGCGTACGCCGCGGCCCGCGCCACGCAGGGCCATGTCGACCGTGCCCGCCGCCTGGCCACCGACCCGCGCGCGCGGGAGCGCAGGGCCGCCGTGCTGAAAATGCCGTTGCGGGTCGAGGACATCGGCGGCTGCCTCAAGGCGGCCCAGGAGCTGGTCGACGCCGCCACGGCCGACTCCAAGCAGCTCGCCGAGGAAGTCGACGTGAAGGAGACCGAGGAGATGAGGGCGGCGCTCGGCGGGGCACAGGGCGGTCGGATGCCGCGCGGCACCGCGGGCGTGATGAAGGACCTGGAAGACAAGCAGAAGCGCCGGAGAACGCGTACGCAGCGCGACAGCCTGGACCTGGCCCTGACCGAGCTGACGGGCTTCTATCGCGACGTCCTCGCCCTCCAGCTCGGCTCCCGCCTGGCCCTCGCCAACACGGACGCCGAGGACGCCCTGGAGCGCCTCGCCCGCGGCAGCTCACCGGAGGCCACACTCCGCCGCATCGACGCGATCGCCGCGTGCCGGGACGCCCTGGACCGCAATGTGGCCCCTCTGCTGGCGGTGGAGGCGATGACGATGGCACTGCGGGCGGGGTGA
- a CDS encoding alpha/beta hydrolase has translation MDTRRTSGQSRLLRSRSLRSTRTGGVFLAAAALLLSACSSGSSTGTTAEAALAALPRSTPSTLAPYYGQKLTWRSCGVPGFECATMKAPLDYAKPASGDVSLAVARKKATGPGERLGSLLVNPGGPGGSAVGYLQQYAGIGYPAEVRARYDMVAVDPRGVARSEPVECLTGRQMDTFTQTDMTPDDQRETNQLVDAYQHFAEGCGRRSPELLRHVSTVEAARDMDILRAALGDQKLTYVGASYGTFLGATYAGLFPERVGRMVLDGAMDPSLSARKLNEDQTAGFETAFQSFAKDCVRRTDCPLGGAHTTPEQAGDNLKAFFRQLDAHPIATGDADGRKLGESLATTGVIAAMYDEGAWEQLREALTSAMKDKDGAGLLALSDSYYERDPDGKYTNLMFANAAVNCLDLPAAFSTPDQVEKALPSFGKASPVFGDGLAWASLNCAYWPVKPTGAPHRIEAKGAAPIVVVGTTRDPATPYRWAQSLASQLSSARLLTYDGDGHTAYGRGSTCIDSAIDAYLLRGTPPTEGKRCS, from the coding sequence ATGGACACCAGGCGCACTTCCGGGCAGTCCCGCCTCCTCCGGTCCCGGTCCCTACGTTCGACGCGGACGGGGGGCGTGTTCCTCGCCGCCGCCGCGCTGCTCCTTTCCGCCTGCTCCTCCGGGAGTTCGACCGGGACGACGGCCGAGGCGGCGCTGGCCGCGTTGCCCCGGTCCACGCCGTCGACGCTGGCGCCGTACTACGGGCAGAAGCTGACCTGGCGCAGCTGCGGTGTCCCCGGTTTCGAGTGCGCCACGATGAAGGCGCCCCTCGACTACGCCAAGCCGGCCTCGGGCGACGTCAGCCTGGCCGTCGCCCGCAAGAAGGCCACGGGACCGGGCGAGCGCCTCGGCTCGCTGCTGGTCAACCCGGGCGGCCCGGGCGGCTCGGCGGTCGGCTACCTCCAGCAGTACGCGGGCATCGGCTACCCCGCTGAGGTGCGCGCTCGTTACGACATGGTGGCCGTCGACCCGCGGGGCGTGGCCCGCAGCGAGCCGGTGGAATGCCTCACCGGCCGCCAGATGGACACGTTCACGCAGACGGACATGACCCCGGACGACCAGCGGGAGACGAACCAACTGGTCGACGCGTACCAGCACTTCGCGGAGGGGTGCGGCCGGCGCTCGCCGGAGCTGCTGCGCCATGTGTCCACGGTCGAGGCGGCCCGCGACATGGACATCCTGCGCGCGGCGCTGGGCGACCAGAAGCTGACGTACGTAGGGGCGTCGTACGGGACGTTCCTCGGGGCGACGTACGCGGGACTGTTCCCGGAGCGCGTGGGTCGGATGGTCCTGGACGGTGCGATGGACCCCTCCCTGTCCGCCCGCAAGCTGAACGAGGACCAGACGGCGGGCTTCGAAACGGCGTTCCAGTCCTTCGCGAAGGACTGCGTACGGCGCACGGACTGTCCGCTCGGTGGTGCGCACACCACTCCCGAGCAGGCCGGCGACAACCTCAAGGCGTTCTTCCGGCAGCTGGACGCGCATCCCATCGCGACGGGCGACGCGGACGGCCGCAAGCTGGGCGAGTCCCTGGCGACGACGGGCGTGATCGCGGCGATGTACGACGAGGGGGCCTGGGAGCAGCTTCGCGAGGCGCTCACCTCGGCGATGAAGGACAAGGACGGGGCGGGTCTGCTCGCCCTCTCGGACAGCTACTACGAGCGGGACCCGGACGGTAAATACACCAACCTGATGTTCGCGAACGCGGCGGTGAACTGCCTGGACCTGCCGGCGGCGTTCTCGACGCCCGACCAGGTGGAGAAGGCGCTCCCGTCGTTCGGGAAGGCGTCGCCGGTCTTCGGCGACGGGCTGGCCTGGGCCTCGCTGAACTGCGCGTACTGGCCGGTGAAGCCGACGGGGGCACCGCATCGCATCGAGGCGAAGGGGGCGGCGCCGATCGTGGTGGTCGGCACGACCCGGGACCCGGCGACCCCCTACCGCTGGGCGCAGTCGCTGGCCTCCCAGCTGTCCTCCGCGAGGCTGCTCACGTACGACGGCGACGGCCACACGGCGTACGGCCGCGGCAGCACGTGCATCGACTCCGCGATCGACGCGTACCTGCTCCGGGGCACCCCGCCGACAGAGGGAAAGCGCTGCTCATAG
- a CDS encoding GAF and ANTAR domain-containing protein, translating to MNQQLLAKTFVELADNLVADFDLIDFLRLLTDRCVGMLDASAAGVLLADRNGELRVMAASDEQVRLLELFQLQNDEGPCLDCFRTGAPVTVPDLSAVTARWPRFAVQARRSGFGAVQALPMRLRDEVVGALNLFRATPGPFDPAATPLAQALADVATISLLQQRTAHRSTVLNEQLQTALNSRVLIEQAKGKLAERQGVDMERAFTALRTYARAHNRRLSDVARAFIDNSEPLTGLGS from the coding sequence ATGAATCAGCAACTCCTGGCCAAAACCTTCGTCGAGTTGGCGGACAACCTGGTCGCCGACTTCGACCTGATCGACTTCCTTCGCCTGCTGACCGACCGCTGTGTCGGCATGCTCGACGCGAGTGCGGCCGGCGTGCTGCTCGCGGACCGGAACGGCGAACTCCGCGTCATGGCCGCCTCCGACGAACAGGTACGCCTCCTGGAACTCTTCCAGCTCCAGAACGACGAAGGTCCCTGTCTCGACTGCTTCCGCACCGGCGCGCCCGTGACAGTCCCCGACCTGAGCGCCGTCACCGCACGCTGGCCGCGCTTCGCCGTACAGGCCCGCCGCAGCGGGTTCGGGGCGGTCCAGGCCCTGCCGATGCGCCTGCGGGACGAGGTCGTCGGCGCCCTGAACCTCTTCCGCGCCACCCCGGGCCCCTTCGACCCGGCCGCCACACCCCTCGCCCAGGCCCTGGCCGACGTCGCCACCATCAGCCTGCTGCAACAGCGCACCGCACACCGCAGCACCGTCCTCAACGAGCAGCTTCAGACGGCGCTGAACAGCCGCGTGCTGATCGAACAGGCCAAGGGAAAGCTGGCCGAACGCCAGGGCGTAGACATGGAACGGGCCTTCACCGCACTGCGCACCTACGCCCGCGCCCACAACCGCCGGTTGTCCGACGTGGCCCGCGCCTTCATCGACAACTCCGAGCCCCTCACCGGCCTGGGTTCCTGA
- a CDS encoding ANTAR domain-containing protein, whose amino-acid sequence MPDSRSAHIRLLVAEQAAVRGARVGVVDVCTAAVVALPIGGAGLSAMSRGRASHPLCSTDHISEQLEELQLTLGEGPCVDAFTQGSAVLTPDLRTGELQNRWPLFVDAALSAGALAVFALPLQVGAISPGVLDLYAQVPVRLDAEELADALAFADLATLVLLDARIDETGGPPGGPIEDLGAYRAEIDQATGMLTVQLGVGIEEAFVRLRAHAYAHERRLAEVAADLVARRLRFSPGTEPVQDPADPHGDDEPFDDPDPRAPDPHGDADPHDADPHDDDDPRDDDDPRDSA is encoded by the coding sequence ATGCCCGACAGCCGTTCAGCCCATATCCGGCTGCTGGTCGCCGAGCAGGCGGCCGTACGTGGTGCGCGGGTCGGCGTGGTGGACGTGTGCACCGCGGCGGTGGTCGCGCTGCCGATCGGCGGGGCCGGACTGTCCGCGATGTCCAGGGGCAGGGCGAGCCACCCGTTGTGCAGCACCGACCACATCAGCGAACAACTGGAGGAGCTACAGCTCACGCTGGGCGAAGGGCCCTGCGTGGATGCGTTCACGCAGGGCTCGGCCGTCCTGACACCTGATCTGCGGACCGGGGAACTCCAGAACCGCTGGCCCTTGTTCGTCGACGCCGCCCTGAGCGCCGGAGCACTCGCCGTCTTCGCGCTCCCCCTTCAGGTGGGGGCGATCAGCCCCGGAGTTCTGGACCTGTACGCCCAGGTCCCAGTGCGGTTGGACGCGGAAGAGCTGGCCGACGCGCTGGCGTTCGCCGATCTCGCGACCCTGGTGCTGCTCGACGCGCGGATCGACGAGACGGGCGGGCCACCCGGCGGACCCATCGAGGACCTCGGTGCCTACCGGGCGGAGATCGACCAGGCCACCGGCATGCTCACCGTCCAGCTCGGCGTCGGCATCGAAGAGGCCTTCGTCCGCCTCCGCGCCCACGCCTACGCCCACGAACGCCGCCTCGCCGAGGTGGCCGCCGACCTGGTCGCCCGTCGCCTCCGCTTCTCCCCCGGCACCGAGCCGGTCCAGGACCCCGCCGATCCCCATGGCGACGACGAACCGTTCGACGACCCCGATCCCCGCGCCCCCGACCCCCATGGCGACGCCGATCCGCATGATGCCGATCCGCATGACGACGACGATCCCCGCGACGACGACGATCCCCGTGACAGTGCTTGA